GTTCCATTAACCATGCTTGTGTTTGGTCCTATCGGGACACTTCTCGGAGAAGGATTAGGTTCGGTGATTAGTTTCCTAAGTGACAAAAGCGGTCTTTTAGCAGGGGCAGTATTAGGTGCTTCATGGACGTTCTTAACCATTATGGGATTGCATTGGACAATTATTCCATTAGCTATTGTTAATCTCGCAACTGGTCCAGACCCTATTATTGCTATGGCAGCTGCAGCTCCTTTTGCCCAAGTTGGAATAGGCATTGCAGTTTTCCTGAAGACACGTGATAAAGATTTGAAGGCTTTAGCAGCAAGTGGAATCGTACCTGGTGCTTTAGCTGGTACAACCGAAGCAATTAATTATGGAATCATCCTTCGTTATCGAAAAACCATGATATATGTGATCATTGCTGCCGCAATAGGCGGGGCATTTAATGGAAGCGTCGGAGTTGTAATGAATGATTTTGTCCTTCCAAGTGTACTTTCCATTCCTGCGTTTACACCAGTTTGGGAATATTTAATTGGAATTGGCGCTGCTTTTGTCATCGGATTCCTTTTGACGTACCTCCTTGGATATGAAAGCAAACATTCAGAAGTAGATGATGGTTTTACTCAAAATATTTTTGGTATACCCTCATCAGAAACGATCAAGAGTCCATTACGGGGTAGGGTTGTTCCATTAAGTGCTATTAACGCCCCATTATTTGCAACCGAAACGGTAGGTAAAGGAATTGCGATTGAACCAGAAGCTGGCAGGATTTATTCACCTGTTGATGGAGTGATTACGACCCAATTTCCTACTGGACATGCTGTTGGCATAACGTCTGAAAATGGTGCTGAGGTATTAATTTATATTGGGCTTGATACAGTGAAGCTGAAAGGAAAATACTTTACACCACATTTAAAACAAGGTGATCACGTCAAGCAAGGCGACCTGCTGATTGAATTTGAATTAGACCAAATAAAAACCGAGGGATTTGAAACAACTACATTGGTGGTTATTACAAATACCAATCAATATATTGACGTTAAAGCCACTACTAGTGAAACCGTGGAACAAAATGATCAGTTGTTGAAATTAACAGTTTAACATTTTGTAAAGGGTTGGTTCCCGTTGGCCCAACCCTTTTTGATTCGTTTTAAATTTACTGATATATCTTTTATATAAATCTTGGTTCTACGGACAGATTCATTTCGTTGGACTTACTATATCCTTGTTCCTGCGATTTTTCACTTCTGCCATTTTAGCGTAGAAACTTTCTTCGACGTCAATCTCAAAGTAATTATAGAATTTCAGCATATACGCGAGACAGTCTGACAATTCCTTACCGATATCTTCTTTAATCTGTTTTTTTGCTAACTCAAATGCCTGTTCTTCGACCATCCCATTTTCAACATAGGAAGCAGTAAGATTAAAGGCCTTTCGGAGCTCTTCCGCTACCTCCGCTACCTCCGTCGTCAACAGCATATAGTTATTTAAAAGAGAGTCCCTACTCTTAGCATAACTCTCCTCAGATATTTCCCAT
This genomic stretch from Neobacillus niacini harbors:
- a CDS encoding glucose PTS transporter subunit IIA; protein product: MSHQKQNHPDPSSKETILAKVLGIISGSFAPIIGVLAGAGLLKAMLSVLTTIGWLSNESGAYIILSAAGDAIFHFLPLFLGISIALKLGANGYVGGVIGASLLTPEIMHLIENDVKTIDFFGLPVLLADYSSTVFPIFIAMFVYAGLDRLLKKVIYKDIQMFINPMISLIILVPLTMLVFGPIGTLLGEGLGSVISFLSDKSGLLAGAVLGASWTFLTIMGLHWTIIPLAIVNLATGPDPIIAMAAAAPFAQVGIGIAVFLKTRDKDLKALAASGIVPGALAGTTEAINYGIILRYRKTMIYVIIAAAIGGAFNGSVGVVMNDFVLPSVLSIPAFTPVWEYLIGIGAAFVIGFLLTYLLGYESKHSEVDDGFTQNIFGIPSSETIKSPLRGRVVPLSAINAPLFATETVGKGIAIEPEAGRIYSPVDGVITTQFPTGHAVGITSENGAEVLIYIGLDTVKLKGKYFTPHLKQGDHVKQGDLLIEFELDQIKTEGFETTTLVVITNTNQYIDVKATTSETVEQNDQLLKLTV
- a CDS encoding MazG nucleotide pyrophosphohydrolase domain-containing protein — translated: MKAIQIFANQYQKEMGWEISEESYAKSRDSLLNNYMLLTTEVAEVAEELRKAFNLTASYVENGMVEEQAFELAKKQIKEDIGKELSDCLAYMLKFYNYFEIDVEESFYAKMAEVKNRRNKDIVSPTK